The genome window GCAGTCTAACCCAATTGTCTCATGTTGTTGTTTGACAGgttgcttttttattttctggCTTGTGAAAATGGCGGATGAACTACGTTCTCCATCTGTGATCCAGAGGGTTCATGGACAGTCCGTGCTGTTGAGCAGAATCTCTTATTCTGCCATGAATAACCCTGTATTCAACAATGCACATTCTTCTTTCAATGTGCCCCTGAGGTCGTACCATGGTATGAACGCCACTGTTGGGCTCTCATCTGTTATGGCACCATCCCCTGTTTTCGCTTCTGCCCCGAAAGAGAAAGGTTTTTCTGGATTTATGATTGACTTTCTGATGGGTGGAGTTTCTGCTGCTGTCTCCAAGACTGCTGCTGCTCCAATTGAGCGTGTCAAGCTTTTAATTCAGAACCAGGATGAAATGATCAAGAGTGGTAGGCTTTCTGAACCCTACAAGGGTATCGGTGACTGCTTTGCCCGGACGATGAAAGATGAGGGTGTCATCGCACTATGGAGAGGAAACACAGCTAATGTCATCCGCTACTTCCCCACACAGGTCCTACATCCTATCCCACCCTACCCATACTTTCTGGTGTTATGTGATCATAATTCATATGTTTGCTTTAGCTAAACCGAAACACTCCATCTTCCTTCAGGCATTGAACTTTGCCTTCAAGGACCACTTCAAGCGCATGTTCAACTTTAAGAAGGACAAGGATGGGTACTGGAAGTGGTTTGCTGGCAACCTGGCTTCTGGAGGAGCTGCTGGTGCTTGCTCTCTGTTCTTTGTTTATTCTCTGGACTACGCCCGTACGCGTTTGGCTAATGATGCCAAAGCTGCGAAGAAGGGTGGTGGGAGGCAGTTCAATGGACTTGTTGATGTTTACCGCAAGACCCTCGCCAGTGATGGTATCCGCGGCCTCTACCGTGGATTCAATATCTCCTGTGTGGGAATCATTGTATACCGAGGTCTTTACTTTGGAATGTACGACTCCCTCAAGCCAGTGCTTCTTGTTGGTTCCCTGCAGGTCAGTAAGTAGAGC of Phragmites australis chromosome 3, lpPhrAust1.1, whole genome shotgun sequence contains these proteins:
- the LOC133911485 gene encoding ADP,ATP carrier protein 1, mitochondrial-like, which encodes MADELRSPSVIQRVHGQSVLLSRISYSAMNNPVFNNAHSSFNVPLRSYHGMNATVGLSSVMAPSPVFASAPKEKGFSGFMIDFLMGGVSAAVSKTAAAPIERVKLLIQNQDEMIKSGRLSEPYKGIGDCFARTMKDEGVIALWRGNTANVIRYFPTQALNFAFKDHFKRMFNFKKDKDGYWKWFAGNLASGGAAGACSLFFVYSLDYARTRLANDAKAAKKGGGRQFNGLVDVYRKTLASDGIRGLYRGFNISCVGIIVYRGLYFGMYDSLKPVLLVGSLQDNFLASFMLGWGITIGAGLASYPIDTVRRRMMMTSGEAVKYNSSLDAFKQIVAKEGTKSLFKGAGANILRAVAGAGVLAGYDKLQVIVFGKKYGSGGG